One part of the Pseudopipra pipra isolate bDixPip1 chromosome 3, bDixPip1.hap1, whole genome shotgun sequence genome encodes these proteins:
- the SMYD2 gene encoding N-lysine methyltransferase SMYD2 isoform X2: MHKLECASMCTFGQNWNPSETVRLTARILAKQKTHPERTHSEKLLAVKEFESHIDKLDNEKRELIQNDIAALHHFYSKHLEYPDNAALVVLFAQVNCNGFTIEDEELSHLGSAIFPDVALMNHSCCPNVIVTYKGTLAEVRAVKEIEPGEEIFSSYIDLLYPTEDRNDRLRDSYFFNCDCRECITKEKDKEKLEICKLNDPPSAEAVQDMIKYARNVIEEFRRAKHYKSPGELLEICELSLDKMGAVFEDSNVYMLHMMYQAMGVCLYVQDWEGALRYGQKIIRPYSKHYPSYSLNVASMWLKLGRLYMALNNRTAGVKALKRAIAIMEVAHGKDHPYISEIKKELEDH, translated from the exons ATGCACAAGCTCGAGTGTGCTTCCATGTGCACTTTCGGGCAGAACTGGAATCCCTCAGAGACCGTGAGACTGACGGCGAGGATCCTTGCCAAACAG AAAACTCACCCTGAAAGAACACACTCAGAGAAGCTGCTTGCTGTAAAAGAGTTTGAATCAC ACATTGACAAACTAGACAATGAAAAGAGAGAGCTGATTCAGAACGACATTGCTGCTCTTCATCACTTTTACTCAAAGCACTTGGAGTACCCTGACAATGCTGCCCTTGTAGTTCTCTTTGCACAA GTTAACTGTAATGGCTTCACAATTGAAGATGAAGAACTCTCTCATTTGGGATCAGCCATATTTCCTGA tgTTGCATTGATGAACCATAGCTGTTGCCCAAATGTGATTGTGACTTACAAGGGAACCTTGGCTGAAGTCAGAGCTGTTAAAGAGATTGAGCCTGGAGAGGAG ATTTTTAGCAGCTATATTGACCTGCTATATCCCACAGAAGACAGAAATGACCGGTTAAGAGACTCATATTTCTTTAATTGTGATTGCAGGGAGTGCATTACAAAAGAAAAG GATAAAGAGAAACTGGAAATCTGCAAGCTGAATGATCCTCCATCGGCAGAGGCGGTACAAGACATGATCAAATATGCCAGGAACGTGATTGAGGAATTCAGGCGAGCCAAACACTACAAAT CCCCTGGTGAATTACTGGAGATCTGTGAGCTCAGCCTGGACAAGATGGGTGCAGTGTTTGAAGACAGTAATGTTTATATGTTACATATGATGTACCAGGCCATGGGTGTCTGTCTCTACGTGCAGGACTGGGAAGGTGCACTGCGTTATGGGCAAAAAATTATCAGACCATACAG TAAACATTATCCCTCCTACTCGCTGAACGTTGCCTCCATGTGGCTGAAATTAGGGAGACTGTATATGGCGTTGAATAACAGAACGGCTGGAGTTAAAGCCCTGAAGAGG gCAATTGCTATCATGGAAGTAGCACATGGGAAAGATCATCCATACATTTCAGAGATCAAAAAGGAATTAGAGGACCACTGA
- the SMYD2 gene encoding N-lysine methyltransferase SMYD2 isoform X1: MRPEAAPQAGGLERFASPGKGRGLRARRRFAVGELLFSCPAYAAVLTVSERGGHCDGCFARKEGLSKCGRCKQAFYCNVECQKEDWPMHKLECASMCTFGQNWNPSETVRLTARILAKQKTHPERTHSEKLLAVKEFESHIDKLDNEKRELIQNDIAALHHFYSKHLEYPDNAALVVLFAQVNCNGFTIEDEELSHLGSAIFPDVALMNHSCCPNVIVTYKGTLAEVRAVKEIEPGEEIFSSYIDLLYPTEDRNDRLRDSYFFNCDCRECITKEKDKEKLEICKLNDPPSAEAVQDMIKYARNVIEEFRRAKHYKSPGELLEICELSLDKMGAVFEDSNVYMLHMMYQAMGVCLYVQDWEGALRYGQKIIRPYSKHYPSYSLNVASMWLKLGRLYMALNNRTAGVKALKRAIAIMEVAHGKDHPYISEIKKELEDH, translated from the exons ATGCGCCCGGAGGCGGCGCCGCAGGCGGGCGGCCTGGAGCGGTTCGCCAGCCCCGGCAagggccgggggctgcgggcgcGGCGGCGCTTCGCCGTGGGGGAGCTGCTGTTCAGCTGCCCGGCCTACGCCGCCGTGCTGACCGTCAGCGAGCGCGGCGGCCACTGCGACGGCTGCTTCGCCAG gaaagaaGGATTGTCCAAGTGTGGAAGATGTAAACAGGCCTTTTACTGCAATGTGGAATGCCAG AAGGAAGACTGGCCAATGCACAAGCTCGAGTGTGCTTCCATGTGCACTTTCGGGCAGAACTGGAATCCCTCAGAGACCGTGAGACTGACGGCGAGGATCCTTGCCAAACAG AAAACTCACCCTGAAAGAACACACTCAGAGAAGCTGCTTGCTGTAAAAGAGTTTGAATCAC ACATTGACAAACTAGACAATGAAAAGAGAGAGCTGATTCAGAACGACATTGCTGCTCTTCATCACTTTTACTCAAAGCACTTGGAGTACCCTGACAATGCTGCCCTTGTAGTTCTCTTTGCACAA GTTAACTGTAATGGCTTCACAATTGAAGATGAAGAACTCTCTCATTTGGGATCAGCCATATTTCCTGA tgTTGCATTGATGAACCATAGCTGTTGCCCAAATGTGATTGTGACTTACAAGGGAACCTTGGCTGAAGTCAGAGCTGTTAAAGAGATTGAGCCTGGAGAGGAG ATTTTTAGCAGCTATATTGACCTGCTATATCCCACAGAAGACAGAAATGACCGGTTAAGAGACTCATATTTCTTTAATTGTGATTGCAGGGAGTGCATTACAAAAGAAAAG GATAAAGAGAAACTGGAAATCTGCAAGCTGAATGATCCTCCATCGGCAGAGGCGGTACAAGACATGATCAAATATGCCAGGAACGTGATTGAGGAATTCAGGCGAGCCAAACACTACAAAT CCCCTGGTGAATTACTGGAGATCTGTGAGCTCAGCCTGGACAAGATGGGTGCAGTGTTTGAAGACAGTAATGTTTATATGTTACATATGATGTACCAGGCCATGGGTGTCTGTCTCTACGTGCAGGACTGGGAAGGTGCACTGCGTTATGGGCAAAAAATTATCAGACCATACAG TAAACATTATCCCTCCTACTCGCTGAACGTTGCCTCCATGTGGCTGAAATTAGGGAGACTGTATATGGCGTTGAATAACAGAACGGCTGGAGTTAAAGCCCTGAAGAGG gCAATTGCTATCATGGAAGTAGCACATGGGAAAGATCATCCATACATTTCAGAGATCAAAAAGGAATTAGAGGACCACTGA